The genomic stretch TTTATACAGCATTACGCATTAAGGTTAGGACATTAATACAAGCTGAAAAGCTATTATAGTAAACTTTTGCCTTTTGCCTTGCGCGTTTATCCCCTTGTAAATCAAAATTGTTACAGAAGCTTTCACGCTACAAATATAAAGATCTTTATCACTAGCATTAGGGTTTTAAATTGGGTTTTAGTCCATCCTACAAAGTTTACGATCTTCATTGCTAGCACTGGGATTATTTTTCAGGTAATCTTCTAGTCCATTGCAAGCGTATTTGAGGAGTTCCTCTCGGTTAAAGTTCCACAATTTCACGGTATTGTCAGCACTAGCAGAAGCGAGGTATTTACCATCGGGACTGAAGGTGACATGATAGACCAGACCCTCATGGCCAGTTAAGGTGTCCACTAAATTCCCGTCTAGCGTCCATAATTTCACGGTATTGTCAGCACTAGCAGAAGCGAGGTATTTACCATCCGGGCTGAAGGTAACATGATATACAGAATAGTGATGGCCAGTCAAGGTTTCTACCAGTTTCTCTTTTCGTTTCCATAATTTCACCTTATTGTCCGAACTAGCAAAAGCGAGGTATTTACCATCCGGGCTGAAGGCAACATGATAGATAAAAGACTGATGGTTAGTCAAGGTTTCTAGCAGTTTCCCTTCTCGTTTCCATAATTTAACAGTTTTGTCTGAACTAGTAGAAGCGAGGTATTTACCATCGGGACTGAAGGCAACATGATATACAAAAGACTGATGGCCAGTCAAGGTTTCTAGCAGTTTCCCTTCTCGTGTCCATAATTTAACAGTTTTGTCTGAACTAGCAGAAGCGAGGTATTTACCATCGGGACTGAAGGCAACATGATGGACAAAAGACTGATGGCCAGTCAAGGTTTCTAGCAGTTTTCCTTCTCGTGTCCACAATTTCACCGTCTTGTCCGAACTAGCAGAAGCGAGGTATTTACCATCGGGACTGAAGGTAACATGACAAACCACATCGTGATGGCCAGTCAAGGTGTTCACCAATTTCCCCTCTCGTGTCCACAATTTCACCGTCTTGTCATAATTATTAGAAGCAAGGTATTTACCGTCAGAGCTGAAGGTGACATATTTGAAGGTGACACGGTTGAGCTTACACCTATTGCCAGACAACTTGTCCCCCAATGTCCACTCTCCCGTCCACATCTCGATCAATTTACCCTCTGCTGTCCACAATTTCACAGTTTTGTCTGAACTAGCAGAAGCGAGGTATTTACCATCCGGGCTGAATGTGACTTGAGAGACATTTTTTTGATGATGCCCAGTCAAAGTGCCCACCAAATTCCCGTCTACCATCCACAATTTAATAGTTTCGTCACGACTTGCAGAAGCAAGATATTTTCCATTGGGACTGAAGGTAACTTGATAGACAGAATCCTGATGGCCAGTCAAGGTGTCTACTAAATTCCCGTCTAGTGTCCACAATTTAACAGTTTTGTCACCACTTGCAGAAGCAAGGTATTTACCATCACGACTGAATGCAACATGAGATACAGAATCCTGATGGCCAGTCAAGGTGTCTACCAAATTCCCGTCTAGTGTCCACAATTTAACAGTTTTGTCACGACTTGCAGAAGCGAGGTATTTACCATCAGGACTGAAGACAACATGATGGACAGAAGACTGATGGCCAGTCAAGGTGTCCACTAATCCCCCCTCTAGTTTCCACAATTTCACCGTATTGTCACTAGCAGAATTAGCAGAAGCGAGGTATTTACCATCGGGACTGAAGATGACATTAACATTTGGGGGACTGAAGATGACATTAACATTTGGGGGACTGAAGGTCTTATGAACTACCCTACTCTGATGGCCAGTCAAGGTTTTCACCAAATTCCCGTCTAGCGTCCACAATTTCACCGTTTTGTCACGACTTGCAGAAGCGAGGTATTTACCATCAGGACTGAAGGTGACATGATAGACATCATTCAGATGCCCAGTCAAGGTTTTCACCAAATTCCCCTCTCGTGTCCACAATTTCACCGTTTTGTCCCAACTAGCAGAAGCGAGGTATTTACCATCGGGACTGAAGATGACATGATAGACATCACTCAGATGCCCAGTCAAGGTTTTCACCAAATTCCCGTCTAGCGTCCACAATTTCACCGTTTTGTCAGCACTAGCAGAAGCGAGGTATTTACCATCAGGACTGAAGGTGAGATGATAGACAAAAGACTGATGGCCAGTCAAGGTTTTCACCAAATTCCCGTCTAGCGTCCACAATTTCACCGTTTTGTCCCAACTACCCATAGCAAGGTATTTACCATCGGGACTGAAGGTGACTTTATGAAGAGTGGGTCTGTAGAAGATACCATAGATAGGACGATGATGCCCAGTCAAATGGTTAATCTCTCTTATTTGATTAACATTTTGCCGCAACAAGTTTACACCTTGAATCAAAATATCTATCGTTGGTTTCTTTGCTTGCTGCAATTTTTGATTTACTTCAATTGCACCCAACTGAACATCTAAACTTTTCTCTCCTGAGACTAAGCGAGACTTTAACCCTGCAATTTCAGCTTTAAGATTCGCATTGTTTTTACCGATAAGCGCCTCGCGCCATTGCCAAACTGCCACTGCTGCTACCCCAGAGATGGCTACAAATCCTGCGGTTATTAAGCCTATAATACTTTGACGCTGACGTTTTTGGTATTTCTGACTCAAGCCAATAAACTCTTGTTCAGCTTGGGATAGTTCCTCCCGACGTTATTTAAGTTTTTCCTGTGCCTGGACTAAAGCAGCTCCCCGCAATAACAGTCCCTTATCCCGGTTCATCTCCTGCCATTGACCCATATTTGCTCGCATTCTTTCTTGCCAAGCACGGAATTCTCGGTCTGTTTCCATCCATGCTTTCAGTTGACCCCAGTTACGAATTAAAGCCTCATGAACTACCTCCACGGTTTCTTGTTCAGCATTTTTAGCACTGGTGACAAGGGTGCGACTGGTAACCACTAACCGGGCATCTGCTAATTTTTTGACTAATTTCCAGTCTGTCTCCTTTAATTCAGCTTTGGTGGCTACTCGTCTAGTATTTTCGGTTCCTTCACCGGGACGTACTAACTGGATAAATATTCGCCTTACCCGTTCTTGTTCCTCTGGCTGAAGTTTACTAAATTCCCGATCAGCATAGCTGGTTAATGCACCAGAAACTTCACCGATTTCTTGATAAGCTTGGTGGGTTAATTGTTTGCTGGTGCGTTTTTTCCAAAGTTCAGTTAGGGCAAATTCCAACAGAGGTAAATTTCCAGGTTCTGTATCGACATCATCGAGAATGCGTTCTACCAGTCCGCTTTCAAAACTAACTCCTACTTTTTGGGCTGGCTTTTCAATTACCTCTCTAAGTTCCTCTGGATTCATGGAACGAATTTGAACATTAACTTTGCGCCAGACATTCGCTAAGGGAGGATAAGACAACACATTCCCTAAAAAATCTGCCCGCATGGTGGTTACTAACACCGTTGATGAGGAAGATTGTTCTGAACTAGATTGAAATGTGTTGGAGAGGGTATCGAGAAATAAACGACGGGTTTGCTCATCCCTACAAAGAGTATAGAGTTCTTCAAATTGATCAGCAATTAGTAAAATTATCTGGTTAGGATGATTCCGGTGAATTGTGGCAAAGACATCAGATAAAGGTAATTCATCCTCACTAAAAGATCTAGCCAATTTACGAGCTTGGATGATTTTGTCAGTAGAATCGAGGTCAGATCTGTATAGAGGAACTAGGGCTTGAGCTAGAGCCAGAAATGGGTCTTTTCCAGGACGAAAATGGGTAAATTGCCAATGTCCTGCTTTTACTAATTTCGGCACTAATCCCGCTAGAACTACGGAGGATTTACCACTACCTGATGCACCCAATACTGGAATAAAGTTACGGGTTTGAGTCCCTTGAAACAGTTCCTTTATAAAAACATCACGCCCAAAGAAATACTCAGCTTCATTGGGACTAAAGTGAAACAAGCCTTGATAAGGGCATGGCAGGTTGTCACTTGCTGTAGATTGCTCTAAGTCTTTGGGAGTAGTGCTGCTCTCTTTTTGGTAATGGTAATAATTGAAAATTTGGATTTGGTGAACCTGCTCCCCAGGCGAATTCGGCTAATGTTCAGGAGGATTATTGTAGTTGTTAAAGTTTACCGTATTAATACTACCACCTTGAAACACAGGAGCTTTATTATCCTTGTTGTAATTGACTTCACCACCAGATACCTTGTTGTAATTCACCTCACCCCCAGATACTTGCCAATTTTCCCCTTCTACTTGGTTCAAATTATGGATTTCTTTTGCTAATGCTTTAATCTCCTGAGCAAATTTATCATCTTCTGCCATCGCCTTTTGCAAAGAGTTAGATAAAACCTGTACATGAGGCTGTGAACCATCTTGAGCAGCTAGTAAAGCTTTTTCTGCCTTGGGATTACCACTTAACTTATCAATAATCTTCTGGCGCAGTAGATTCACAACTTTTTCTAGGGCTGCCTCAGTTGACTTTCTTACTGTAGCTATTGCAGCTTCATGACCGATAAAAGCTAGGGTGACAATAGCTAGAGGCGATAGAGGTTCCATATCTGATTAAATAGAAGTAGGGGATATTAACTATGAGCACAATGAATAGCTATAGTCTAACGTATTTTTAATCCGGATTAACTCTGATATAATAAAAAAATTTCCATGAATTGGCTTAGCTACGTTCGACTCAGTGATGGAACTGGGTGAGTATACCCTTTGGGATGCGATCGCATTTAGTACTCGATTCCATAGGACTTACGCAACGGGCACAATTAATGGTGGGTCTAGACCACGACGAGGGTCTAATAACTAAACTATAGACATAGTAATGTCGGGACGTTTTAGTTGGTTAATTAAGTAATTGGAAAAGAGCCCATGCTTAATTTTATCAATTGTTTGACCACTTTTATAAGCCAAATTTTTGAGTCTGAGCCAAACTAAAATAGCGCAAGCAATATGGTTTCTTTGAATAGGACCCTTACGACATTGGCATGATTCAATACCAGTCAATTGTTTTAATTCCCGGTGAAACTCCTCAACCTTCCATCGAACCTTACACTCTTTTTGTACAACGTCCGTATAATTTTGAGATAAATCCTTTGTAGGGATGCAGCTTCGGAACAGGGGAGGCAGTGCGGTCTTGGGGGTCTCCACGGGGCAAACAGCGGTGGGGAAGCAGGTTCCGCACGCAGACCCATGCGCCATGAGCAACTGCCGTGGTTTCCACGGGGCAAACAGCGGTGCGTCGCGGTGTTCCGCACACAGACCCATGCGCCATGAGCGACTGCATCAAGACAGAGATGGGAACTCCCGCACGACCTCCCAAACCTCGTGGAAAATCGACCGGATGGAAACCAGGAAAAAAAAGAAACAAAAGAACTCGTTATCCCGTGGTTAAAAAAGGCAAAAGTACCGACAAAAAATCTAAAAACAAGAATAATTAGACATAATTTTGCATTAATTTACTAACATCTCAGCTTCAAAAGGAGACTGAGTTATTTTATCATAGTCTAAACTCCAGTTACTAACATCTCAGCTTCAAAAGGAGACTGAGTTATTTTATCTCTAAACTCCAGTTAGAGTGCGATCGCGATCAACTAACCGGTCTACCAAGGCCAGGATTAATCGCAAGGAATTCCCCTCATATAGAGGTTGAGGTATGGATCCTCTTGCTCAAACAGATCATCATCCCAAAAGTATTCATCTTCTTCCGGGAACAAATGAAAGTGGAGTTCTCCCTTCCCATTTTCGTCTGCCCAGCAAAGGAATCCATCAACTGTTAAGCGGACGAATTCCTTCTGCTTACCTTGCTTGACGATGTAGTCTTTCCCTTCCTCCAGGTCAAGCTTCAGCAAATCTTTTCTGGCCTTAATTTCACTACGATACCCGAGAGCATAAAAGGCATTTTCAAGTAAGATAGGGAAAAGCTTTGTTCCTTGAAGTTTGGACTGGTTAACTACACAGGCTATAGACTTATCCACCTTTTTCTGTCTTCTTTGAGCTTTTCTTTCTTGCTTTCGTTGTTCTTTCTCTGCTGCTCGCTTCATCTGGTAACGAGTCCTGGAATTTTGCTTAGATTTTGTTGTCGGCATATTATTACTACTGTTTTCTTTTTTTTATCGTGATCGTATACCAATAACGGGGTGCGATCGCAGGGCAGTTTACAGTCTAGGTTCAGGCTTGTCTTGCAAGTTTACAATATCAATCCCGAAGCTGTCTAGCGTTTGGAGGGTCGGCAACAAGGCTTTATCTACACCCAACAAATGACCAGATTCAGCCCGCTTAAGGACATCCGTTACGGTCGATGTCCCCTATTACGGGGAGCACCTCCGATTCAGAACCGTGCATGAAACTTTCGTCTCACACGGCTCCTGGGTAAACTCGGTCTATGACCGGCCTTTCGGCTTGCTCCAATGTATCTGTTGGTGGCAGCTTTGATGAACTACTAGTAAGTTCTTATTAGACCAATTGTCGTGGTTTCCATCTATATGATGAAGATGTACAGATTCGTCTTCTAAGAACTTCAATCCACAGTATCCACAGGAATGGTTTTGCCTTTTCAATGCTTCGGAGGTAGTATCGGAATAAAGGAGGGAGTTCCTTTGGCTCCAGTAGACTAGGTCACCGTCATAGGGTGACTTTGTCCCCCTTACGTTCACGTGCTGATTTTGTTTGTATCCTACCTTTGGGAATGCCTTTTTGCATAGTTCGGAAGCTCTGTACCGACTTACTTTCTTTTCCTTTCGGAACTTTCGGTGGGCAGTGTGATTCATGAACCATAGTTTATCCCGTGCGCTGCTCATATCGCAGCTGCTGTGGTAGTTTCGCCATCCGCGTACGATAGGGGCTAGTTTCTTGGCTTTTACTTCGGCACCATAATTCGAGCAGTTGACTACGGTTTTAATCTTCTTACGGATGTTCCGGTGGTTTTCCTCTGAGGGAGTACACGAGAACTTTCCGTCTTTTCTGACGCGGAATTTCCACCCCAGGAGACGAAACCTTAGAAGAAAGAAGCCTTAATTAATAATTTTTAACCCTTTTTTGCATAGTCTGTCCCCTGTAAAGGCTTCTTTCTTCTTACGGTAACTTCATAGGAAGTCAAATCCGTCTGTCGTTTTAGTCAGCTTGGTCTTTTCTTCACTGATTTCCATTCCTCTTTCAGCCAAGAATTTATTGACTTTGTTGATAATTTTTTCAGCATTATCTTTTGGCTTTAGAATAAACACCATATCGTCTGCGTATCGCAAACTTGTGTGTATATCTTCTATTCCGTTTAGTGCCACATTAGCTAGTAAGGGACTTACCACACCGCCCTGGGGTGTACCCTGGTCTGGAAATTCTACGGATACTCCTGCTTTAAGGCATCTGAATATTCCGTTTTTGATTTTTACTGGTGCTATTAGTCTTTCCATTATGGAGTTGTGGTTGATTCGGTCGAAGCATTTTTTGATGTCTAACTCTATGATTCGTTTGTTGATACCATTGGAGTTCGATTTCAGATGTATCTGTAACCTTTTTTGGACATCTTGGGCGCACCTACCCGTTCTGAATCCGTAGCTGTCTCCACTGAACGTTGCTTCATGAGCTGGTTCGAGGGCTAGCTTCATTAGACATTGCCATGCTCGGTCGGCTATGGTTGGTATCTTTAACACTCTTACTTTCCCGTTCTTTTTAGGGATTGGGATTTCACGAAGTCGGCTATGTTTCCAGTCAGAAGCATGGTCGCTCAATGTCTCCACCAGTTCGATCCGTTCTCTGTAGTTGAGGCTTGACTTTCCGTCAACTCCAGCCGTTTTCTTCCCTTTATTTAGCTGTGTCACTTGTCGGACTGCCAAAAGCTGTGCTGAGCGGGATTTCAGTATCAGTTTTTGTAATGACCTGGCTTTCTTCAAGTCACCAGCTATAACCGCTTTGTACACGCGCTTTTGTAGGCGGAATAAGTTTTGGCGGAGTTTCTTCCACTGTTGCTTTTTCCAAAGTTCGCTATGTTTTACCATGCGTCTAACTGTGCTCTCCTAGAACTCGTGTATTCTGAATACCCGCAGCCAGTTTTTCGGCTGCATCCTACCCGGCAGTGAGGATTAGGTTTGACATAACTTACCGTAGATTCGACCGGTCTACAGACTCATTATTGCTGCCGTTTTTACTTGTTCCATCCATCGGATTGTTATGATGATTTAGGGCAGTCCAGTTTGCCTATTCCCTTCTCGGAGATTACAACTGTCCCTAATAGAACGTTGTGAGAATAATCGGGAATCAAGTCTCGCATTTACTAGTCAGATTGCGGCTTAGCTTTTAGACACTTTTTCAGGACTTTTGCTACTGTTACCCATGTCATCTCCCCGTTAGCGGCAGTGGTTACGGTCGATGCCCGGTATTATCCGGGGCAATTAAACTAAGTCAGTGAGTCACCCCACTGACTCGTCTTCAAAACCGTACGTGACACTTTCGCATCATACGGCTCCTCATCATAGGAACCATTGTCGCTGGTACCTCTAAAACGGGTTTTCATCTAACTCTAAGGCGTTGACTTTTTTCCCGTGTTTGGCATCGTGGCAGGTTAGGTGTAGTAATTCCAGATTTTCATCGAAGTTATTTCCACCCAGTGCGCGTGGTAGTATGTGATGCATTTCCATTGAATCCCCAGGTCTGAAGGTAAGACCACAATGAGCGCATTTCCCTTTTTGCTTTCTCAAAAGCCTTCCCGATTGAGCTGGCATTTCAGGATGTTCTCTCATTCTGGTGCTCCAATAGATTAGGTCTCCATCGTAGGGACTTCTGGTATCTTGGATTTTTTTATGCCTTATTATTTCAGTTTTGGCATGTTTTGGGAGGTAATTATCCTCATCTGCCATGAATATCCAATTATCCTCTCCGATGGTTCCCCAATATTTCTTGTTTACCCAGGTTT from Moorena sp. SIOASIH encodes the following:
- a CDS encoding WD40 repeat domain-containing protein — protein: MSQKYQKRQRQSIIGLITAGFVAISGVAAVAVWQWREALIGKNNANLKAEIAGLKSRLVSGEKSLDVQLGAIEVNQKLQQAKKPTIDILIQGVNLLRQNVNQIREINHLTGHHRPIYGIFYRPTLHKVTFSPDGKYLAMGSWDKTVKLWTLDGNLVKTLTGHQSFVYHLTFSPDGKYLASASADKTVKLWTLDGNLVKTLTGHLSDVYHVIFSPDGKYLASASWDKTVKLWTREGNLVKTLTGHLNDVYHVTFSPDGKYLASASRDKTVKLWTLDGNLVKTLTGHQSRVVHKTFSPPNVNVIFSPPNVNVIFSPDGKYLASANSASDNTVKLWKLEGGLVDTLTGHQSSVHHVVFSPDGKYLASASRDKTVKLWTLDGNLVDTLTGHQDSVSHVAFSRDGKYLASASGDKTVKLWTLDGNLVDTLTGHQDSVYQVTFSPNGKYLASASRDETIKLWMVDGNLVGTLTGHHQKNVSQVTFSPDGKYLASASSDKTVKLWTAEGKLIEMWTGEWTLGDKLSGNRCKLNRVTFKYVTFSSDGKYLASNNYDKTVKLWTREGKLVNTLTGHHDVVCHVTFSPDGKYLASASSDKTVKLWTREGKLLETLTGHQSFVHHVAFSPDGKYLASASSDKTVKLWTREGKLLETLTGHQSFVYHVAFSPDGKYLASTSSDKTVKLWKREGKLLETLTNHQSFIYHVAFSPDGKYLAFASSDNKVKLWKRKEKLVETLTGHHYSVYHVTFSPDGKYLASASADNTVKLWTLDGNLVDTLTGHEGLVYHVTFSPDGKYLASASADNTVKLWNFNREELLKYACNGLEDYLKNNPSASNEDRKLCRMD
- a CDS encoding reverse transcriptase domain-containing protein — its product is MVKHSELWKKQQWKKLRQNLFRLQKRVYKAVIAGDLKKARSLQKLILKSRSAQLLAVRQVTQLNKGKKTAGVDGKSSLNYRERIELVETLSDHASDWKHSRLREIPIPKKNGKVRVLKIPTIADRAWQCLMKLALEPAHEATFSGDSYGFRTGRCAQDVQKRLQIHLKSNSNGINKRIIELDIKKCFDRINHNSIMERLIAPVKIKNGIFRCLKAGVSVEFPDQGTPQGGVVSPLLANVALNGIEDIHTSLRYADDMVFILKPKDNAEKIINKVNKFLAERGMEISEEKTKLTKTTDGFDFL
- a CDS encoding group II intron maturase-specific domain-containing protein; the encoded protein is MGWKFRVRKDGKFSCTPSEENHRNIRKKIKTVVNCSNYGAEVKAKKLAPIVRGWRNYHSSCDMSSARDKLWFMNHTAHRKFRKEKKVSRYRASELCKKAFPKVGYKQNQHVNVRGTKSPYDGDLVYWSQRNSLLYSDTTSEALKRQNHSCGYCGLKFLEDESVHLHHIDGNHDNWSNKNLLVVHQSCHQQIHWSKPKGRS